In Chelmon rostratus isolate fCheRos1 chromosome 20, fCheRos1.pri, whole genome shotgun sequence, a single window of DNA contains:
- the zeb1b gene encoding zinc finger E-box-binding homeobox 1b, with translation MADGPRCKRRKQANPRRNNVTNYNNVVEAGSDSDDEDKLHIVEEEGSLADGADCDSTLPDDEHPRERCWDGVKEDCVSDGEDDVSTDALVEEMLQQGDTAVIYPEAPEDEPQRQGTPDASVHDENGTPDSFSQLLTCPYCARGYKRYSSLKEHIKYRHEKTEESFSCPECSYSFAYRAQLERHMTVHKGGRDQRHITQSGGNRKFKCTECGKAFKYKHHLKEHLRIHSGEKPYECSNCKKRFSHSGSYSSHISSKKCISVISVNGRPRLGNTKSQTQGPSPVMPTSPSVLRTQIREKLEHSKPLQEQLPLNQIKTEPMDYEYKPAVITSPTVTTMNGGIFNGGAAAPLQGTVQAVVLPTVGLVSPISINLADLQNALKVAVDGNVIRQVLESNAKGQGQVNSGLTTGTLHAPQQQLISAISLPIVGQDGNAKIIINYSLDPNQGQLTAQNLKKEPEPNSPAQTTTDTFKSQKLPEDLTIKGTRPKETKEREEKTTKTCLLCDNCPGGLEALHALKHCKTDGLRLNGAGLDKSESAVAALLSEGGLCNQPKNLLSLLKAYFALNAEPTKDELAKISDSVSLPIHVVKKWFDKMQEGQISLGAPTPPSEEEDTCEANSVVSLVPGKDTANMSPSVTQDSPTEATPAEVNGTDRSPASPSPLNLTAGGPVPAQPPQSTEGPLDLSLPKPAREEVERVVAKGRVYPSPSSGSTNVDEPLNLTCTKKEASPLSAMGASPIAMYASQPSAKPLDIVTTMQCLRALATNNKQTILIPQLAYTYTTTANSPAGTETHETIHLNGLKEEKQDTGSEGVSTVEEQNDSDSGPQRKKMKKTDSGMYACDLCDKIFQKSSSLLRHKYEHTGKRPHECGICSKAFKHKHHLIEHMRLHSGEKPYQCDKCGKRFSHSGSYSQHMNHRYSYCKKETQSQGGGRESPEEDGEAQAEMEALARVQRRHLAPSQVDSDERGSSTREDEESEEEEEEEEEGVVDMDDIQVVQIGDEGGDEEEEEEERNEEEIERVLVEGREEEKTEMEVKEEEEEADTRQEEELRSVQEVKMEEEEAMDAEEGVTEEGKAEGEATEESGGETDRNVVSED, from the exons TGAAGGAGGATTGTGTGTCAGACGGCGAGGATGACGTGAGCACAGACGCCCTAGTGGAGGAGATGCTCCAGCAAGGAGACACGGCCGTCATCTACCCAGAGGCCCCAGAGGACGAGCCTCAACGTCAGGGCACCCCTGATGCCAGCGTCCATGATGAGAATG GAACTCCTGATTCGTTTTCTCAGCTGCTCACCTGCCCGTACTGCGCACGTGGCTACAAGCGTTACAGCTCCCTGAAGGAGCACATCAAGTACCGGCACGAGAAGACCGAAGAGAGCTTCAGCTGCCCGGAGTGCAGCTACAGCTTCGCATACCGCGCTCAACTGGAGAGGCATATGACAGTCCACAAGGGCGGACGGGATCAG agacacatcACACAGTCGGGAGGCAATCGTAAATTCAAGTGCACTGAATGTGGCAAAGCATTCAAATACAAGCATCATCTGAAGGAGCACCTACGCATCCACAGCG GAGAGAAACCCTATGAGTGCTCCAACTGCAAGAAGCGGTTCTCCCACTCAGGCTCATACAGCTCCCACATCAGCAGTAAGAAATGCATCAGCGTCATCTCAGTTAACGGCAGACCACGCTTAGGGAACACCAAAAGCCAGACCCAGGGTCCATCGCCGGTGATGCCCACGTCACCCTCAGTCCTCCGCACCCAGATTAGAGAGAAGCTGGAGCACAGCAAGCccctgcaggagcagctgccCCTCAACCAGATCAAGACTGAGCCTATGGACTACGAGTACAAGCCGGCGGTGATAACATCCCCAACTGTGACCACCATGAACGGTGGGATTTTCAATGGaggtgctgcagctcctctgcaggGCACAGTACAGGCAGTGGTCCTGCCCACTGTTGGGCTGGTGTCACCCATCAGCATCAACCTGGCAGACCTGCAGAATGCTCTGAAAGTGGCAGTGGACGGTAACGTCATTCGCCAGGTACTGGAAAGCAATGCCAAAGGCCAGGGACAGGTGAACTCGGGGCTAACCACTGGAACTCTCCATgcgccacagcagcagctcatctcAGCCATCAGTCTGCCTATTGTGGGACAGGATGGAAATGCAAAAATCATAATAAACTACAGTTTGGACCCCAACCAGGGCCAACTCACTGCGCAAAACCTAAAGAAAGAGCCTGAGCCTAACTCACCAGCTCAGACCACCACTGACACCTTCAAGTCGCAGAAACTCCCAGAAGATCTGACCATCAAAGGAACCAGACCCAAAGAGActaaagaaagagaggaaaagaccaCTAAAACTTGTCTCCTGTGTGATAACTGTCCCGGTGGGCTGGAAGCACTCCATGCCCTCAAGCACTGCAAGACAGATGGTCTCAGGCTGAATGGAGCAGGCCTGGATAAGTCTGAGTCTGCTGTCGCCGCCCTGCTGTCAGAGGGAGGGCTCTGCAACCAGCCCAAAAACCTATTGTCCCTGCTGAAGGCCTACTTTGCTTTAAATGCAGAGCCCACCAAGGATGAGCTGGCTAAGATCTCTGACTCAGTCAGCCTGCCGATCCATGTGGTTAAGAAGTGGTTTGACAAAATGCAGGAGGGCCAGATATCACTGGGTGCCCCAACACCTCcctcagaggaagaggacacCTGTGAAGCCAACAGTGTGGTGTCTCTGGTCCCAGGGAAGGACACGGCCAATATGAGCCCATCTGTGACCCAAGATAGCCCGACAGAAGCCACCCCAGCAGAGGTCAACGGCACTGACAGGTCACCGGCCTCCCCCTCGCCACTAAACCTGACAGCTGGGGGTCCCGTCCCAGCCCAGCCTCCTCAGAGCACTGAGGGACCCCTAGACCTGTCGCTGCCAAAGCCAgccagagaggaagtggagagagTGGTGGCTAAAGGCCGTGTTTACCCCTCCCCTTCTTCTGGCTCTACCAATGTGGATGAACCCCTAAACTTAACTTGCACAAAGAAAGAGGCATCGCCACTCTCAGCCATGGGCGCCAGCCCCATTGCAATGTACGCCAGCCAGCCAAGTGCCAAACCCCTCGACATTGTGACCACAATGCAATGCCTAAGGGCACTTGCCACTAACAACAAACAGACTATCCTGATCCCCCAGCTGGCTTACACCTATACCACTACAGCAAACAGCCCTGCCGGGACCGAGACGCACGAAACCATCCACCTCAACGGATTGAAG GAAGAGAAGCAGGACACGGGCTCAGAGGGCGTGTCCACCGTGGAGGAGCAGAACGACTCTGACTCGGgtcctcagaggaagaagatgaagaagacgGACAGCGGCATGTACGCCTGCGACCTGTGCGACAAGATCTTCCAGAAGAGCAGCTCGCTGCTGAGACACAAATATGAACACACAG ggaAGCGACCTCACGAGTGCGGCATCTGCAGCAAGgccttcaaacacaaacaccacttGATCGAACACATGCGGCTGCACTCGGGGGAGAAGCCGTACCAGTGCGACAAGTGCGGCAAGCGCTTCTCCCACTCGGGCTCCTACTCGCAGCACATGAACCACCGCTACTCCTACTGCAAGAAGGAGACGCAGAGCCAAGGCGGAGGTCGGGAGAGCCCCGAGGAGGACGGCGAGGCCCAGGCCGAGATGGAGGCCCTGGCCCGGGTGCAGAGGCGGCACCTGGCCCCCTCCCAGGTAGACTCGGACGAGCGAGGGAGCAGCaccagagaggatgaggagagcgaggaggaggaggaggaggaggaggaaggtgtgGTGGACATGGATGACATCCAGGTGGTGCAGATAGGTGATGAAggaggggatgaggaggaggaggaggaagagaggaatgAGGAGGAGATAGAGCGAGTACTGGTGGAGGgacgagaggaggagaagacagagatggaggtgaaagaggaagaagaggaggctgacacaaggcaggaggaggagctcaggAGCGTTCAGGAAGTcaagatggaggaagaggaggcgatGGATGCAGAAGAAGGGGTGACGGAAGAGGGGAAAGCCGAGGGGGAGGCCACAGAAGAGAGTGGAGGCGAAACAGACAGGAATGTGGTTTCTGAAGACTAG